Below is a window of Stygiolobus azoricus DNA.
GTTTCACCTAATGCTTTTACCAGTAATGGTCCTACAAGGAGTGAGAAATACACTAAAAATGTAACTACAATACTACTTAAAATTAGTGTTAGAGGGTTATAAGATACAGATAACGTAATTAAAGCTGTCATAGTTCCAGGTCCTACTAGAAGTGGTGTTGCTATCGGAGTTATTAGAGCTTCCTCTAACTTTCTCACGAATCTGAGTTGTTGGAAACCACCCATAGTATCGATACCCAAGTAAACTAGAAGAATTCCACCGGCAATTTCCAGAGCTTGAGGTGATATTCCAAGAAAATCAAGTAAGGGTTTCCCTAATATTGAAAACAAAACTAAAAGTACTCCAATAGCAACTGTTATTTTATTCACAACAAATTTCCATGTTATCTTCTCCTCTTTAGCAGCCTCTTCATAAACTGCTAATAAGTACGGTAGTACAGAAAAAGGGTCTATAATTGCAAACAGTTTTACTGTAATTACTGGTATTGGTGAAAATATATCTGTCATTCTAGTAGGCTTAACACGTCTCTGAGAATTTTAATTCTTTCCTCTTTATTTTCGGTGAAAGAAGCTAAAACCAACTTACTGAGCACTTTGTAGATAGTAGAAATTTCCTTCTTACACTGCTCATTACCTAATTGGAGTTCATTTACTTTACTTTCTAAACTTTGTAAAGAATAAAGTAATTGTGTTATGATGTCTTCTTCTCCGTGTTCATGATGATGATGTTCTTCTCGCTCTACTTCTCTTTGTATTTCAGCTATATCATCCTCATTCTTTGGAATCTTGTCTATCCTGAACTTCATTTTCCTCTCCACCCTCAGTATCTACGTTTCTCACTTCTTTCATATCTATATCTTGAATTATTAATTTATCTACGCCCATCTTGAGATATTGTTTAATGACAATACTTATCTTACCTGCTGCCCTAACTGGGATGCACTCAGTCTCTACCTCCTCTCCCGTCACCAGCTTAGCTATTACCTTAGCCTCTTTTTTAGCCTCGTCACAATATTCAACGTTTACCGATTGTATCTTGCCCATATACAGTAGTGATTCTATGTCTCTTCCTTTCATAGGTATTCTGTTCACTTTCTCACACCTATACCGATCACTTTTTCAATCTTTAATCCTTTCTCCTTTAAATAAGTGTTAAAA
It encodes the following:
- a CDS encoding MarC family protein, producing the protein MTDIFSPIPVITVKLFAIIDPFSVLPYLLAVYEEAAKEEKITWKFVVNKITVAIGVLLVLFSILGKPLLDFLGISPQALEIAGGILLVYLGIDTMGGFQQLRFVRKLEEALITPIATPLLVGPGTMTALITLSVSYNPLTLILSSIVVTFLVYFSLLVGPLLVKALGETGTVAAGRFTAIIIAAFGIQLILAGISQLKFV